A portion of the Actomonas aquatica genome contains these proteins:
- a CDS encoding VOC family protein, translating into MTTENDRPIAAGVTVGHVHLKVADLERALGFYCGVLGFQLMQRYGTQAAFVSAGGYHHHIGLNTWESAHGSPPPRGSTGLYHLALLYPTRADLADALLRLQRGGVELDGAADHGVSEALYLRDPDGNGVELYWDRPRDEWPLDDAGQLAMYTRALDLRGLLAELRAED; encoded by the coding sequence ATGACTACAGAGAATGATCGTCCGATCGCGGCCGGGGTAACCGTGGGCCACGTGCATCTGAAGGTGGCCGACTTGGAGCGGGCCCTCGGCTTTTATTGCGGAGTGCTGGGCTTCCAGTTGATGCAGCGCTACGGCACGCAGGCGGCGTTTGTGTCGGCCGGGGGTTACCACCATCATATCGGGCTCAACACGTGGGAGAGCGCCCACGGATCCCCGCCGCCGCGCGGCAGCACGGGGCTTTACCACTTGGCGCTGCTTTATCCGACGCGAGCTGATCTGGCCGATGCGCTGTTGCGTTTGCAACGCGGTGGCGTGGAGCTCGACGGCGCGGCTGATCACGGCGTGAGTGAGGCGCTTTACCTGCGTGATCCCGATGGCAACGGCGTCGAGCTGTATTGGGATCGTCCGAGAGACGAATGGCCCTTGGACGATGCGGGCCAGCTGGCCATGTATACGCGTGCCCTCGATTTGCGCGGTCTGCTGGCCGAGCTGCGGGCGGAGGATTGA
- a CDS encoding alkaline phosphatase D family protein, translating into MRRRMLPLLAFVGLCLLSATPSFAQLVARGPWSGAITPYSAEVNLVLFESRLTSLEISKVRDFTRFTSVPEQPRRPQDIPLLTRYKLYNLEPDTLYYYRVRAGNQREYERIGELRTFPLEGQPTSFRFAVAGGSEADSEAGGLAEIGYQKPLFFVQLGNLHNATPQADDPAHFTKAYLASLDSFARAELVRRVPLVYTWDRFDYGERGATSGRSAQNAFRQLTPHHPFPADSSALFGDTPLNERPVAQAFSIGRVRVLVLDTRSARESTGDPATRTMLGLWQNDWLRRELAAAQQTHALTLVLSSVPWHADAANAEDPAVESWANFPAEKAALKDWLIANAIDRVIWVSANAGALAAQSGGSTPFVLPEFQVGDIDLRPTSPTSGDWTQGPIEPDPTEEFFGLIDIADERLSITATFIGMNQHSREKLRTAVTFRVPSLP; encoded by the coding sequence ATGCGCCGCCGCATGCTGCCACTCCTCGCCTTCGTGGGCCTGTGCCTGCTGAGCGCCACCCCGAGCTTCGCCCAACTCGTCGCCCGTGGTCCGTGGAGCGGAGCGATCACTCCCTACTCGGCCGAGGTGAACCTCGTGCTCTTCGAGTCGCGCCTCACCAGTCTCGAGATCAGCAAGGTGCGCGACTTCACGCGCTTCACCTCCGTGCCGGAACAGCCGCGGCGCCCGCAGGACATCCCCCTGCTCACTCGCTACAAGCTGTATAACCTCGAGCCCGACACGCTTTATTACTACCGCGTGCGGGCCGGTAACCAACGCGAATACGAACGCATCGGCGAGCTGCGCACCTTCCCGCTCGAAGGCCAACCCACGTCCTTCCGTTTCGCCGTCGCCGGCGGCTCCGAGGCTGATTCCGAGGCCGGAGGACTCGCTGAGATCGGTTACCAAAAACCGCTCTTCTTCGTGCAGCTGGGCAACCTGCACAACGCCACCCCACAGGCCGACGACCCCGCCCACTTTACCAAGGCCTACCTCGCCTCGCTCGACTCCTTCGCCCGCGCCGAACTCGTGCGTCGTGTGCCGCTGGTCTACACGTGGGATCGTTTCGACTACGGCGAGCGCGGCGCCACCTCCGGTCGTTCAGCCCAAAACGCTTTCCGCCAACTCACGCCCCACCATCCCTTCCCGGCCGACAGCAGCGCGCTCTTCGGCGATACCCCACTCAACGAGCGTCCCGTCGCGCAGGCCTTCTCCATCGGTCGGGTGCGCGTGCTGGTGCTCGATACCCGCTCGGCCCGCGAGTCGACCGGCGACCCCGCGACCCGCACCATGCTCGGTCTCTGGCAAAACGATTGGCTACGTCGTGAGCTCGCCGCCGCCCAACAAACCCACGCCCTCACGCTCGTGTTATCATCGGTCCCGTGGCATGCCGACGCCGCCAACGCCGAAGACCCGGCAGTCGAATCCTGGGCCAATTTCCCCGCCGAAAAAGCCGCCCTCAAGGACTGGCTCATTGCCAACGCAATCGACCGCGTCATCTGGGTGAGCGCCAACGCCGGCGCCCTCGCCGCCCAATCCGGCGGCAGCACCCCCTTCGTGCTGCCGGAGTTTCAAGTCGGCGACATCGACCTGCGCCCCACCTCACCCACCTCCGGCGACTGGACCCAAGGCCCCATCGAGCCCGACCCCACCGAAGAGTTTTTTGGGCTCATCGACATCGCAGATGAGCGCCTGTCGATCACCGCCACCTTCATTGGCATGAACCAACACAGCCGCGAGAAGCTGCGCACCGCGGTCACCTTCCGCGTCCCCTCCCTGCCATGA
- a CDS encoding uracil-xanthine permease family protein: MSATDYRFRPADALIGLQFLMVAFGALVLVPLLTGLNPNVALFTAGAGTLLFQLITRRAVPPIFLASSFAFIAPISHGVATWGIPGTLSGLIAAGLLYVVLSLAIKRFGTRILHRYLPPIVVGPVIMSIGLMLAPVAANMAMGRTSDGATQLVPATPSLWLAGISLTVTILMTLLARGLWKLLAILSGIAAGYATALVLGHVSFEAVGSAPWLAVPDFVWPQFNAEAILFILPIALAPAVEHIGDMLTISRVTGTDYLEKPGLHRTLLGDGLATMLAGCFGGPPNTTYSEVTGAVTVTRAFNPAIMTWAALFAVALAFCGKLGGLLATVPVPVMGGILLLLFGTIAAIGMQTLIHAKVDLSQPRNLIVVALILVFAIGGMTLNLGGVSFSGIGLGALTGILLNLVLPEPKGSIL; this comes from the coding sequence ATGAGTGCGACGGACTACCGCTTCCGCCCCGCCGATGCCCTGATCGGCCTGCAATTCCTCATGGTCGCCTTTGGCGCCCTCGTCCTCGTGCCCTTGCTCACGGGGCTCAACCCCAACGTCGCCCTGTTCACCGCCGGCGCCGGCACCCTGCTGTTTCAGCTCATCACCCGCCGCGCCGTGCCGCCCATTTTCCTGGCGTCGTCCTTCGCCTTCATCGCGCCCATCTCGCATGGCGTCGCAACTTGGGGCATACCCGGCACGCTGTCCGGCCTCATCGCCGCGGGTCTGCTCTACGTCGTGCTCAGCCTCGCCATCAAACGCTTCGGCACGCGCATCCTGCACCGCTACCTGCCGCCCATCGTGGTGGGTCCCGTCATCATGAGCATCGGCCTGATGCTCGCCCCCGTCGCCGCCAACATGGCCATGGGCCGCACCAGCGACGGCGCCACTCAACTCGTGCCCGCCACCCCTTCGCTCTGGCTCGCGGGCATTTCGCTCACGGTGACGATCCTGATGACCCTGCTCGCCCGCGGCCTCTGGAAACTGCTCGCCATCCTCAGTGGCATCGCCGCCGGCTACGCCACCGCCCTCGTGCTCGGTCACGTGAGCTTCGAGGCCGTCGGCTCCGCGCCTTGGCTCGCCGTGCCCGACTTCGTGTGGCCGCAGTTTAACGCCGAAGCCATCCTCTTCATCCTGCCCATCGCGCTGGCGCCGGCGGTCGAACACATCGGCGACATGCTCACCATCAGCCGCGTCACCGGGACCGACTACCTGGAGAAACCCGGCCTGCATCGCACCCTGCTGGGCGACGGCCTCGCCACCATGCTGGCTGGGTGTTTCGGCGGTCCGCCCAACACCACCTATTCGGAGGTCACGGGAGCGGTCACCGTCACCCGCGCCTTCAATCCGGCCATCATGACTTGGGCGGCACTCTTTGCCGTGGCGCTCGCCTTTTGCGGCAAACTCGGTGGCTTGCTTGCCACTGTGCCGGTGCCGGTCATGGGCGGCATCCTGCTGCTACTCTTCGGCACCATTGCGGCCATCGGCATGCAGACGCTCATCCATGCCAAGGTCGACCTCAGCCAGCCCCGCAACCTCATCGTGGTGGCGCTCATCCTCGTCTTCGCCATCGGCGGCATGACCCTCAATCTCGGCGGCGTCAGCTTCAGCGGCATCGGTCTCGGCGCTCTCACCGGCATCCTCCTCAACCTCGTCCTCCCCGAGCCTAAGGGGTCAATCTTATAA
- the modA gene encoding molybdate ABC transporter substrate-binding protein: MSRVRRVIVGSGLLGLLALSTLAASPRPLRVAAAANMTRVMAPLEAAFEAAHPELDLRASFGATGNLVAQIRHGAPFDVFLAADPDHPATLVASGDATADSVIPFATGQLVLWPTPHGAPADWTQALLDPAVRRIAIAQPDTAPFGRAARQLLREAELWDALQPRLVTGENVAQTLHFVASGNADYGFVALSLLVGNAVDSPADCLVLTVETEALNHTAVILHRASSREDAQVFLDWLLSPPAQTLLQQHGYAPPPAPPATNPGIDD, encoded by the coding sequence ATGAGTCGGGTCCGCCGTGTGATCGTTGGCAGCGGGTTGCTTGGCCTGCTCGCGCTCAGCACTCTGGCCGCCAGTCCCCGCCCCCTCCGCGTCGCCGCCGCCGCCAACATGACTCGCGTCATGGCGCCGCTCGAAGCCGCCTTTGAGGCCGCCCACCCCGAGCTCGATCTGCGCGCCTCCTTCGGCGCCACCGGCAACCTCGTCGCCCAGATTCGCCACGGTGCGCCCTTCGATGTCTTCCTCGCGGCCGACCCCGACCACCCGGCCACGCTCGTCGCCAGCGGCGACGCCACCGCCGACAGCGTGATCCCCTTTGCCACCGGCCAACTGGTGCTCTGGCCCACCCCTCACGGCGCTCCCGCCGACTGGACACAAGCCCTGCTCGACCCCGCCGTGCGTCGCATCGCCATCGCCCAACCCGACACCGCCCCCTTCGGCCGCGCCGCTCGTCAACTCCTGCGCGAGGCCGAGCTCTGGGATGCGCTACAGCCCCGCCTCGTCACCGGCGAAAACGTCGCGCAAACTCTGCACTTCGTCGCCAGCGGCAACGCCGACTACGGTTTCGTCGCGCTCTCTCTACTCGTTGGCAACGCCGTCGACTCCCCCGCCGATTGCTTGGTGCTCACCGTCGAAACCGAAGCACTGAATCACACTGCCGTTATCCTGCACCGCGCCTCGTCCCGCGAGGATGCGCAAGTGTTTCTCGACTGGCTACTCAGCCCACCCGCTCAGACTTTGCTGCAGCAACACGGCTACGCCCCTCCGCCCGCGCCACCGGCAACCAATCCCGGCATCGACGACTAG
- a CDS encoding PepSY-associated TM helix domain-containing protein, whose protein sequence is MRKRLWQLHSWLGLFAGLGLVLIGLTGSVLVFHHEITRALQPDRVLRESPVDAPRLPLSQLITTVETAQPDFWVRGWLLYHGDERRDVAYLTPHADSNDWHIVTVDPATGTLGTATPVATHDTIYGWFVDLHYTFFADHVGLVLTALLAIIFIFLSLSGLYLHRAFFKTVFRLRWGQSWRLFSSDVHKAVGIASLPFNLLLGFTGAYWNIAHVIEEMSHDHEEAEVWTTYEGRLDRVDELPALAESQWPGYAFNYVYLPTAEDQQFYVFGQTEPGAALRSRYGSTLWLDAASLEINYEKDLRNAGLWARVVDSFEPLHFGDFGGLVSKILWCLAGLAPGALTLSGALIWFHRRRKQPRSPTSVV, encoded by the coding sequence ATGCGTAAACGCCTCTGGCAACTGCACTCCTGGCTCGGCCTCTTCGCCGGGCTGGGCCTCGTCCTCATCGGCCTCACCGGCAGCGTGCTCGTGTTTCACCACGAGATCACCCGCGCCCTGCAACCCGACCGTGTCCTGCGCGAATCGCCGGTCGACGCTCCACGCCTGCCGCTCTCGCAACTCATCACCACGGTCGAGACCGCCCAGCCCGACTTCTGGGTGCGCGGCTGGTTGCTCTACCACGGCGACGAACGCCGTGACGTCGCCTACCTCACGCCCCACGCCGACTCGAACGACTGGCACATCGTGACGGTCGATCCTGCCACCGGCACACTCGGCACGGCGACGCCAGTCGCCACACACGACACGATCTACGGCTGGTTCGTCGACCTGCACTACACCTTCTTCGCCGACCACGTGGGTCTCGTGCTCACCGCTCTGCTGGCGATCATTTTCATCTTCCTCAGCCTCTCCGGCCTCTACCTGCATCGTGCGTTTTTCAAAACCGTCTTCCGCCTGCGCTGGGGCCAGAGCTGGCGCCTCTTCTCGTCCGACGTGCACAAGGCCGTCGGCATCGCCTCACTGCCTTTCAACCTGCTGCTCGGCTTCACCGGCGCCTACTGGAACATCGCCCACGTCATCGAGGAAATGAGTCACGACCACGAGGAAGCGGAGGTCTGGACGACCTACGAAGGTCGCCTCGATCGCGTCGATGAGCTGCCCGCCTTGGCCGAATCCCAGTGGCCGGGCTACGCCTTCAACTACGTCTACCTGCCCACCGCCGAGGACCAACAGTTCTACGTCTTCGGCCAGACCGAACCCGGCGCGGCCTTGCGCAGTCGCTACGGCAGCACGCTCTGGCTCGATGCCGCGTCATTGGAAATCAACTACGAGAAAGACCTGCGCAACGCCGGACTCTGGGCGCGCGTCGTCGACAGCTTTGAGCCACTCCACTTCGGCGACTTCGGCGGACTCGTTTCCAAGATCCTCTGGTGCCTCGCCGGCCTCGCCCCCGGCGCCCTCACCCTCAGCGGCGCGCTGATCTGGTTTCATCGCCGCCGCAAACAACCGCGTTCGCCGACCTCAGTCGTTTGA
- a CDS encoding phosphoenolpyruvate carboxylase — protein MSARTNHPLREEGFRALREELHLLTNGFAAVLRRMGETELADVLPWVGAKAEQAGDFKRSLGQAYSIAFQLLNIVEERTAARVRRRREIKSGPQAEKGLWADNLAHLCDLGLNEDQILEVLRDVTVEPVLTAHPTEAKRATVRELHKEIYRLINAHENTDYTPRELARLRHHIETRLESLWRTGEIQVTRPTIEAELDNALHYLRDIFPEAVKRSHVHLREAWSTHGFDADRLAEAGSFVRFGTWIGGDRDGHPFVTADVTRSSLSQLRHNALRVHRRGLETLATDLPLSSLFQAPPAPLASMIKRIERELKAAPTAEVEAIRDRDREEPWRRATYLMREKVLQAMADPDAPGAYQKPAELDADLQVLAEALTEIGAAALARDYIEPLRCQLQVFGFHLATLDVRQNSAFHEKALGQLLEAAGVVKAAEFAAWDRPQKRALLDRELASPRPFLADGAKVGSEAEAVLSCYRVLAAHVARHGRDGLGALIVSMTRCTEDLLTVYMLAREVGLAQWEDGQLRCPLPVVPLFETMGDLEAGPGIVSDFLGHPVTRHSLGLDVAGETAPARPIFQMMVGYSDSNKDCGIFASQWALHRAQHELAQVTQAMGANPVFFHGRGGTVGRGAGPTHWFMEALPAGSLHGCLRMTEQGETIAQKYAHQSSAVYNVELLMASATATTAAHRFGADRDESLWPLLDQVAGRSRDAYRELLHAPDFIAFYREATPIDALENARIGSRPSRRTGQASLDDLRAIPWVFSWTQSRFYLPGWFGAGSALERLQAEDPKGFKQLCKAARAMPFLRYVLTNIESSVASANVEIMESYAALVSDAAVRERFMNVIRGEYDRTRNMMKEIFRGTFEERRPRLAFTLQIREEALVQLHRQQVNLLKEWRALKGLEAEALLPDLLLSINAIASGLRTTG, from the coding sequence ATGTCTGCTCGCACCAATCACCCCCTACGCGAAGAAGGCTTCCGGGCTCTCCGGGAGGAGTTGCACCTCTTGACCAATGGTTTTGCCGCCGTCCTGCGCCGGATGGGCGAGACGGAACTCGCCGATGTCCTACCCTGGGTCGGCGCCAAGGCCGAGCAGGCGGGCGACTTCAAACGCTCCCTCGGGCAGGCGTATTCGATCGCCTTCCAGCTGCTCAACATCGTCGAGGAGCGCACGGCGGCCCGCGTGCGGCGGCGGCGCGAGATCAAGTCGGGTCCGCAGGCCGAGAAGGGCCTCTGGGCTGACAACCTCGCCCACCTCTGCGACCTCGGACTCAACGAGGACCAGATCCTCGAAGTGCTGCGCGATGTGACGGTCGAGCCCGTGCTCACCGCCCACCCGACCGAAGCCAAACGCGCCACCGTGCGTGAGCTGCACAAGGAAATCTACCGTCTGATCAACGCCCACGAGAACACCGACTACACCCCGCGGGAGTTGGCGCGGTTGCGGCACCACATTGAGACGCGCCTCGAGAGCCTGTGGCGCACCGGCGAGATCCAGGTAACCCGACCGACCATCGAGGCCGAGTTGGACAACGCGCTGCACTACCTGCGCGACATTTTTCCGGAGGCGGTGAAACGCAGTCACGTGCACCTGCGCGAGGCGTGGAGCACGCACGGTTTTGATGCCGACCGGTTGGCGGAAGCGGGCAGCTTTGTGCGATTCGGCACGTGGATCGGCGGCGACCGCGACGGGCATCCGTTTGTGACGGCCGACGTCACGCGCTCGTCGCTTTCGCAGCTTCGCCACAACGCTCTGCGCGTGCATCGCCGCGGCTTGGAAACCTTGGCCACCGACCTGCCGTTGAGCTCACTCTTTCAGGCCCCGCCGGCCCCGCTGGCGTCGATGATCAAACGTATTGAGCGCGAGTTGAAGGCGGCGCCGACGGCCGAGGTCGAAGCGATCCGTGACCGCGATCGGGAGGAGCCGTGGCGCCGCGCGACTTATCTCATGCGGGAGAAAGTCCTGCAGGCGATGGCGGATCCGGATGCGCCGGGCGCCTACCAGAAGCCGGCCGAACTCGATGCCGATTTGCAGGTGTTGGCCGAAGCACTCACCGAGATCGGCGCGGCTGCGCTGGCCCGCGATTACATCGAGCCGCTGCGCTGCCAGCTGCAGGTGTTTGGGTTTCATCTGGCGACGCTCGACGTGCGCCAGAACTCCGCCTTCCACGAGAAGGCGCTGGGGCAATTGCTGGAGGCCGCGGGCGTCGTCAAAGCCGCCGAGTTTGCGGCGTGGGACCGCCCGCAAAAACGTGCGTTGCTCGATCGCGAACTGGCGTCACCGCGCCCCTTTCTGGCCGATGGGGCGAAGGTGGGCAGCGAAGCCGAAGCGGTGCTCTCCTGCTACCGGGTGCTGGCGGCGCATGTCGCCCGTCACGGGCGCGACGGACTGGGCGCGCTCATCGTGTCGATGACGCGCTGCACCGAGGATCTGCTCACGGTTTACATGCTGGCCCGCGAGGTGGGACTGGCGCAATGGGAGGACGGCCAGCTGCGCTGTCCGCTGCCGGTGGTGCCGCTCTTCGAAACCATGGGCGACCTCGAAGCCGGACCGGGTATCGTATCCGATTTTCTGGGACACCCGGTTACGCGGCACAGTCTGGGTTTGGACGTCGCGGGCGAAACCGCCCCCGCGCGGCCGATCTTCCAGATGATGGTGGGTTACTCCGACTCCAACAAGGACTGCGGCATTTTCGCGAGTCAGTGGGCGTTGCATCGCGCGCAGCACGAGCTCGCGCAGGTGACGCAGGCGATGGGCGCGAACCCGGTGTTTTTCCACGGTCGCGGTGGCACGGTGGGGCGCGGCGCGGGACCGACGCATTGGTTCATGGAAGCGTTGCCGGCGGGCTCGCTGCACGGCTGTTTGCGCATGACCGAGCAGGGTGAAACCATCGCGCAGAAATACGCGCACCAAAGCTCGGCGGTTTACAACGTGGAGTTGCTCATGGCCTCGGCGACGGCGACGACGGCGGCGCATCGTTTTGGCGCGGATCGCGACGAATCGCTGTGGCCGCTGCTCGATCAAGTGGCGGGCCGGAGCCGCGATGCGTATCGTGAGCTGCTGCATGCGCCGGACTTCATCGCGTTTTATCGTGAAGCCACGCCGATCGATGCGCTCGAAAATGCGCGCATCGGTTCGCGGCCCTCGCGGCGCACCGGGCAAGCTTCGCTGGATGATCTGCGTGCGATTCCGTGGGTGTTTTCGTGGACGCAAAGTCGGTTTTATCTGCCGGGGTGGTTTGGCGCCGGCTCGGCGTTGGAGCGACTGCAGGCGGAGGACCCCAAAGGTTTTAAGCAGCTGTGCAAAGCGGCGCGCGCGATGCCGTTCCTGCGCTACGTGCTGACCAACATCGAAAGCTCGGTGGCGAGCGCGAATGTGGAGATCATGGAAAGCTACGCCGCGCTGGTGAGTGATGCGGCGGTGCGCGAACGCTTCATGAATGTGATCCGCGGCGAGTATGATCGCACGCGCAACATGATGAAGGAGATCTTCCGCGGCACCTTTGAGGAGCGCCGACCGCGGCTGGCGTTTACCTTACAGATTCGCGAGGAGGCGTTGGTCCAACTGCACCGTCAGCAAGTGAACCTGCTCAAGGAATGGCGGGCGCTGAAAGGCCTCGAAGCCGAAGCGCTGCTGCCGGACCTGTTGCTCTCGATCAACGCGATCGCCAGCGGCCTGCGCACGACGGGCTGA
- a CDS encoding DUF3127 domain-containing protein has protein sequence MFEISGTIKKIFDEQTFGSGFNKREFVLTVPDGRFPQDIKFETVKDKTNLLDPLKVGDEIKVSFDIRGREWKENYYVNLNAWKIESGGASASGPDDGPPLREPEMDAGNMDEEPPF, from the coding sequence ATGTTCGAAATCTCCGGAACCATTAAAAAAATCTTCGACGAGCAGACCTTTGGCAGCGGCTTCAACAAGCGGGAGTTTGTGCTGACGGTCCCCGACGGTCGCTTCCCGCAGGACATCAAGTTCGAGACCGTCAAGGACAAGACCAACCTCCTCGATCCGCTCAAGGTCGGCGACGAAATCAAAGTGTCCTTCGACATCCGCGGCCGCGAGTGGAAGGAAAACTACTACGTGAATCTCAACGCTTGGAAAATCGAGTCCGGCGGCGCCAGCGCATCCGGTCCCGACGACGGTCCTCCCCTGCGCGAGCCCGAGATGGATGCCGGGAACATGGACGAGGAACCGCCGTTCTAA
- the modB gene encoding molybdate ABC transporter permease subunit, with translation MESTAVLSTLWLSPPLWQALGLTLKLAAVTTGFLALLGLPLAHWLNSTRNRLVPIFEALVTLPIVLPPTVIGFYLLVAFSPQHPPGSWWVALTGEPLSFTFEGLVLASVVYSLPFAVQPFQAALRAVPTELLDASRASGATAWRTWWRVHLPLARRGIGAGLTLGFAHTLGEFGVVLMIGGSIAGETRVASIALYDEVQKLDYPSAHAFAATLLVLSFVLLVIVSVLQRRRTY, from the coding sequence ATGGAATCCACCGCCGTGTTGAGCACCCTTTGGCTGTCGCCGCCACTCTGGCAGGCGCTCGGTCTCACGCTCAAACTCGCCGCAGTCACGACCGGTTTCCTCGCTCTGCTCGGCCTGCCCTTGGCGCATTGGCTCAACTCCACCCGCAACCGCCTGGTGCCGATCTTCGAAGCGCTGGTCACGCTGCCCATCGTGCTGCCACCGACCGTAATCGGCTTCTACCTATTGGTCGCGTTTTCGCCCCAACACCCGCCCGGCAGTTGGTGGGTCGCACTCACCGGCGAGCCGCTCTCCTTCACCTTCGAAGGCCTCGTGCTGGCCTCGGTGGTGTATTCGCTGCCCTTCGCGGTGCAGCCTTTTCAAGCCGCCCTGCGCGCGGTGCCCACGGAGTTGCTCGACGCCAGTCGGGCCAGCGGCGCGACCGCCTGGCGCACCTGGTGGCGGGTGCACCTGCCCCTCGCCCGCCGCGGCATCGGTGCGGGACTCACGCTGGGCTTCGCGCACACGCTCGGCGAATTTGGCGTCGTGCTCATGATCGGCGGCTCCATCGCCGGCGAAACCCGCGTGGCCAGCATCGCCCTCTACGACGAAGTGCAAAAGCTCGACTACCCGTCCGCCCACGCCTTCGCCGCGACGCTGCTCGTCCTCTCCTTCGTCCTCCTGGTCATCGTATCCGTTCTGCAACGACGCCGAACCTACTGA
- a CDS encoding PEP-CTERM sorting domain-containing protein, whose protein sequence is MLSRLLITSVTDFRVVLLTGLLALAPVGLSAQFASSVEINNRLSAAEALDTGTAGASASVDYASGAMTVQAGGTVTASYGVTHTEAYFTKNSTTGFGTDLTGSTATQTAFTDTLRIDPANPAEIGTAVRVQVVLEMTGTAGYSGIDGTSGRYTIYSSLSIGEVDTEDDSTFAVTTLSNNAGTTVNSSGDIQAQSYPASPTSTFGYLYLNLGETITFRGTQILTTQVTRSTSGQRAGGGVTADLDGTFSFQALLDDSLQLDVENYTFVTGSGTDYFNLSAVPEPSTYAALAGLGCLGFAWWRRRRGGLAAGSND, encoded by the coding sequence ATGTTGAGTCGACTCCTCATCACCTCCGTCACCGATTTTCGGGTTGTTCTGCTGACCGGCCTGCTGGCCCTCGCTCCGGTCGGGCTCTCCGCGCAGTTTGCGAGCTCGGTGGAAATCAACAATCGCCTCTCAGCGGCCGAGGCCTTGGACACCGGCACCGCCGGAGCCTCGGCATCCGTGGATTATGCCAGTGGGGCCATGACCGTGCAGGCGGGTGGCACCGTGACGGCGAGCTACGGGGTGACGCACACCGAGGCCTATTTCACCAAAAACTCGACGACGGGTTTTGGCACGGACCTGACTGGCTCGACCGCCACGCAGACGGCCTTTACCGACACCCTGCGTATCGATCCGGCGAACCCGGCGGAGATCGGCACGGCGGTGCGCGTGCAGGTGGTGCTGGAGATGACCGGCACGGCGGGCTACTCGGGCATCGATGGCACCAGCGGCCGTTACACGATCTACAGCAGCTTGAGTATCGGTGAAGTGGATACCGAGGACGACAGCACCTTTGCGGTGACCACGCTCTCGAACAATGCCGGCACGACGGTCAACTCCAGCGGTGACATTCAGGCACAGAGTTATCCGGCCTCGCCGACGTCGACCTTTGGTTACCTTTACCTGAATCTCGGTGAGACCATCACCTTTCGCGGCACGCAAATTCTGACTACGCAGGTCACGCGATCGACGAGCGGGCAACGCGCGGGCGGCGGCGTGACGGCGGATCTGGATGGGACGTTTTCGTTTCAGGCGCTGCTGGACGACAGCCTGCAGCTGGACGTGGAGAACTACACTTTCGTGACCGGCTCGGGCACGGACTATTTCAATCTGTCGGCCGTGCCGGAGCCGTCGACTTACGCGGCACTGGCGGGCCTCGGGTGCCTCGGTTTTGCTTGGTGGCGCCGCCGTCGCGGCGGACTTGCTGCAGGGTCAAACGACTGA
- a CDS encoding transglutaminase family protein: MTPLVIRHTTSYRYSSPVRLGGHRLLLRPRVGHDLRITSSSLEIDPTPAKITWSRDVHNNSVASVTFTDTPTDHLTLRSEVQVEHYDIKPLDFIVEDRAVNYPFVLDPAERIDLTPYLTPVFNADQKVVGEWAKQFAPTGQTVETYALLDRLNRTIADTFTYAAREEPGVQRPAKTLAKQSGSCRDFATLMIEACRYLGLPARFVSGYASTEDIPAAMGATHAWTEVFLPGAGWKGFDSTGGVVTGPKHIAVAVGRDPETLPPVAGGFASEDPNVTSTLEVDVSVTSNGGSN; encoded by the coding sequence ATGACTCCCCTCGTCATCCGTCACACCACGTCCTACCGCTACTCGAGCCCTGTCCGCCTCGGCGGTCACCGCTTGCTCCTGCGACCACGCGTGGGTCACGACCTGCGCATCACCAGCTCCAGCCTCGAGATCGACCCGACCCCGGCCAAAATCACCTGGTCGCGCGACGTGCATAACAACTCGGTCGCCTCCGTCACGTTCACGGACACGCCCACCGATCACCTCACCCTCCGTAGCGAGGTGCAGGTGGAACACTACGACATCAAACCCCTCGATTTCATCGTCGAAGACCGGGCCGTAAACTACCCTTTCGTGCTCGACCCGGCCGAACGCATCGACCTCACCCCCTACCTCACGCCGGTCTTCAACGCCGATCAAAAGGTCGTCGGCGAATGGGCCAAACAGTTCGCCCCCACCGGCCAGACCGTCGAAACCTACGCCCTGCTCGATCGCCTCAACCGCACCATCGCCGACACCTTCACCTACGCCGCCCGCGAGGAACCCGGCGTGCAACGCCCGGCCAAAACCTTGGCCAAACAATCCGGCTCCTGCCGCGACTTTGCCACACTCATGATCGAGGCCTGCCGCTACCTCGGCCTGCCCGCCCGCTTCGTGAGTGGCTACGCCTCCACCGAGGACATCCCGGCCGCTATGGGCGCCACCCACGCCTGGACAGAAGTTTTCCTGCCCGGCGCCGGTTGGAAGGGCTTCGACAGCACCGGCGGCGTCGTCACCGGCCCCAAACACATCGCCGTCGCCGTCGGCCGCGACCCGGAAACCCTGCCGCCCGTCGCGGGCGGCTTCGCCAGCGAAGACCCCAACGTGACCTCAACCCTGGAGGTCGACGTCAGCGTCACAAGCAACGGCGGCAGCAACTAA